ACTTCCAGCGTTGTGTTGAGTTCCTCAGAGATAACGAGGATGAGATGGACTTTCGGTCGTCGTATGGGACCCCCGTATTGCAGACTCAGTTTCCAAAACTTGAGAAATCCGGAGCAATGAAGTATACCCGAGAAATATTTTCAAGGTTCCGTGAATCCTTGCAAAGGTATGTTCGGATAACCGTTGTGGAGAGCCAGCCGCGCGAGGGTGGTACTATTTATGTGACCCAAAAGTATATGCAACCGGGAAGAAAGTGGAATGTTATGCATGTGTTGGCTTTGGATAAATATACGTGCAGTTGCCAAAGAATGGAATCGTTTGGGCTACCTTGTGTGCACATACTCTCAGTTTTGGTTTGGTTAGATGTGGGTTCTCTTCCAGACACCTTGGTCTTGGGGAGGTGGACTAAGTCGGCCAAGTTCGGTTTGTATGATGATATTGCTGGGGAGAAAATAGTCGATATTGCTGCCTTGTATAGGATGCGGATGGGAACGTTTCTGCAGCACCGCGAGTGTTTAGCTCAGCTTGTGTATAACAACGATGACTTATTCAAGTTGTATTCAGAGCAGATAGTTCAGGAAGCAATTAGTCTTGAAAGTATGAATGATTTGGGGAATAGTGTCGGCATTGGTGGTGGTGGCGACAATGGTAGAGTACTAGATCCGATTGGGGTTTGTACTAAGGGCACTGGGCGTGGAAATGTACAGGTTGGGGCGAGGGGAACGAAGCGTAGAAAGTGTAGCACGTGTGGGATAGTCGGACATCGTCGAACTCAGTGCCAAAATCAGGCGAACATGTCGGTGCCGAACAGCCAAGATGAGGTGCCGCGAATGGTGTCATAGTCTGTGGCGCGTGTAAGTAGTAAGGTCACTTTAGATTAGTGACATAACACTTGTTGAGCTGATGTAATGCTTTATTCGATTTGCAGACTGAATTTTCTCCTGCGCGTAGCCTTTCGATCAAGAATATTGGGGTGTGGGATTGCTATCGTCCATCAGCGGCGAACACTTCCGACTTTCGAGCAACTGCGGATGGGTGTTCCCCAAAGTAATTTCATGCCTTACATGCATGTGTGATGTAGTTGAGAGAAAGATTGGCCTTTCTAGGACTTGGTAAGTGTGGCTTAGGGTGGTACTATTAGTCATTCTGGACCATTATTGGTTAAATAGGCCAGCAAAGCTCATTCATGTGAAGATACTGAACGTGTAATGGATTGCCGAAGTATCAAGTATTTATGCCCCGGTATACAGTGTTTAATCTATCATGTTTATCAGTTTTTTACACTTTCGAAATTGAATCCAATTATGAAAGAACCGTGTTATGTAGGTGTTGTTCTTTTCATGGAGATGTTTTTCTTATTTCTAAAAAAACATATTTTCATTATGAAATAAATATTTACTGCATGTTTCTATTTTTTGATTGAGATGGAAACTTTAGTTTTATTTAAGTGTATAGTCAATCTTCGATAACTATGAAATGTAAATAATAAAAGTATAAATCGAAGTCAACCGAAATTGTCATCTTACATTACAATTTTGAAAATaactttgaataaaaaaataaatcacaGAATTGGCTAGTATTAACAAGTTTCGAATGGGCCATGAACCTCATCAGCCGCATTTGTTAGTAACGGGCCAGAATCGGTGGACGTCCACCACACGCATAGTCAGCATAAATTACGAATAATATCACTAAAAAAATGGTTGTGGCATAAGTTACGAATAATCTCACTAAAAAAAATGGTTGTGACTTAGATGCAGGCCCAAATTTGGTAGGTAAATtttgtatatatttattttttctattagcATAAGTTCCATATATTGTATATTTTTAGTATgctataattttttactattattattatgtatgattaattttttgtttaatttactttacTTAATAGGATTAATAAATCATATTAAAACTAGCATGACAATATATTTACTAATAATAACTAGCATGCATTAATATATATAAAGGTTGTGGAGCTTTTCGGCCACACTGAAGAAGACAACTACAAGTGGGTCATCCGGCCAAAGCATGCATGGCCCTATCATAGTTGCACCCTGCAGGTTGTAAGCCCAGTAAGTAACATCAGTTTCTAATACACCACCAAAAAGACACATCTTTGCTTTTTAATATACAACTAAGATTACCCTACTACGTAGTAGGTACACAGTTTCATATAGTTATAATACTACGGGAAAAACAAGTTCTTTAAGGCAGGTTGCCACAAACAGAGGGGCTGCTTCCACCGTTAGATACGTATCTAGAATTTACAAAAGAGAGTTCGGTACTATAGGAGCTTATGGCATGTGGATAGTTGTGGGATCCTACTCTTTGTTGGCCGTGATGTCACGCCATAGGAGCTCTGCTTTTGCTTCCACGAGTCCTCGAACCTGATTTGGTTCAGATTGGATGAGATATGCGGTTGTCCTCATCCTAACTGCAAGTGTGCCCACCTACATGGGCCCAGGTCAACACAAAGCATAGTTACTGTCATTGTGTTAGAAGTTATATGTAAATTCCATGTAATAAATTATGAGTAAAAGGCGTAGCATAAGCAATAATTGGCATAGCCAAGCTTACTGGAGGACTAAAGATCTTTGTGGAGAATCTTCCTTCCTGCTACAGCCAGTACAAGCACCAAACACCAGTTTCCTCACTACAATCATGATTAGGGTCATTAAAATAAAGGCGATTAATTTCAAGAATGACCGAATAGCTTCTGTTGTTCTAA
The DNA window shown above is from Arachis ipaensis cultivar K30076 chromosome B08, Araip1.1, whole genome shotgun sequence and carries:
- the LOC107611839 gene encoding protein FAR1-RELATED SEQUENCE 12-like; this encodes MKKLYWATAYIRGRFFAGIRTTSRCELLHAKLGRFVERRYGILDFVTNFQRCVEFLRDNEDEMDFRSSYGTPVLQTQFPKLEKSGAMKYTREIFSRFRESLQRYVRITVVESQPREGGTIYVTQKYMQPGRKWNVMHVLALDKYTCSCQRMESFGLPCVHILSVLVWLDVGSLPDTLVLGRWTKSAKFGLYDDIAGEKIVDIAALYRMRMGTFLQHRECLAQLVYNNDDLFKLYSEQIVQEAISLESMNDLGNSVGIGGGGDNGRVLDPIGVCTKGTGRGNVQVGARGTKRRKCSTCGIVGHRRTQCQNQANMSVPNSQDEVPRMVS